Genomic DNA from Oryza sativa Japonica Group chromosome 5, ASM3414082v1:
TTACAAGCAGGAGGCAGCTAATTTAGGTTCGTCACAGAATGGTCATTTTCCATATCGGTGGCGCCGGGCATCGCAGTATCATGAAGCTGGCATTGAATTTAGGAGGAGAGCATATAGCGAGTCCAATCGCCATTCTCTCCTGGATATAAAGCTCAGAGATGCTGTCTTGGAAATTCCATTTTTGCTTGTGGATGAAAGCACCAGCTTTCTTTTTAGGAACTTTGTAGCGCTGGAGCAAACATGTCCAAAAGTAGGAAACGATGTTACTGCCTATGTTATTTTCATGGCTAAGCTTATGAACATGCCTGATGATGTAGCACTGTTGGCTAGAAAGGGGATCATTGCCCACCATTTGCGCACTGACAGAGATGTATCGCAGCTCTTTACGAAGCTGACGAAAGGTGTGGTATTTGATTTCTATGGGAATTATTACCTCATGCCCCTGTCTTTAGCCTTGGAGGCACATTACCAGAATCGTCTGCACAGGTGGATTGCATGGTTGAAGCACAACCATCTTAGTAACCCTTGGCTGGCCGTGGCAGGGTTGGCTGGTGTTATCGTGCTTTTCTGCACTGTTGCACAGACTGTCCTTACTGTCTTGTCTTATGTTGATCCCAGGTAAATACTCAGTGGCCAACAGTCTGTCTGACTCAAAGATTACAGGTAAAATTAGATGTACCTGGTACCATGTCTTATTTATATCCACTTGAGTTCCAACAGAAGGAATAAGGCCTGGAACAGActtttcttaacttgtgtattcTATCCGTAGGACATGGAATAAAAGGTCTGCTTTAACTCAGTAGTTGCAATTACCATCAAGAATCAGTTCTCCTAAATGTGGAGAAACACAAACACACATTCCCCTTTCTTGACAACACATGGAAACTGTGTTGGTAGTTTTTGAGACACTAAATAAAATCTGCACACTTGGAGGAAACATGAATGCACTTTCAAGAGTGCAACTACTCTACAATGTGACCATGTGATCTATGATGCTtcggtatgtccagattcaagaATGTTCACCTTGATTAGTTTTCGTTTATGAGGCTACTTCTGTCAGAAATGTTGAATATTTTGTTATTTAACGTAGCAATTTTAaatattcttaatttttttttctagactaAGAGCTTTCCTCTTTATTAACCAAGTGAATTACTATCGATATGCTGTCATTGCAGCAAGAATGCTGGCACCTGAAACAGGCACGTGCTACAGTGATAGTTTTGTGCATTAAATTTGCACCTACGTTAGCTATCTGTTTTATAGACAACTTAAATTGAAGAGGATGTCAGACTCAGCTCTTGGATTTCATTCAGGGAATCATGGTTGTTGCTCTCTCTGAATGTTGACTGCCCTCAATCTCCACAGATTGACAGGTTCCTATCCTGGGAGTCAGTCTCTTCTATCGTTGTTTCATCAATCTATTCAGTTCCTTCTTGATTCCACAAGGTGCTTTTGACAAGGAAGGGTATCCTGAGCTGCTTCACTTTCATGCATTCAATTTAGTGAATCCATTTGGTGCCTATAGCCAGGTTAGTGAATAGCTACCCAGATACACTTCTTTGAAACATGAATCCAATGAGAAGTTGTATATCTCAGCCATGGAATGGCCTGTGATAATTTAAACAAAATATTTCTATGCTTTCTTTCCCTCCTAGAAGACCAGAGGGACACATCACACATAAGATGGCTGCCACATATCAACTGCCCAGGTATGCATGATATGTGGTCTTACCTCAGCCCCACAGTTATCgtaaaaaacaatttttacaTGCTGTTTTTTCATATTACAACCCCCATTCTTCTTTTGAGCGAAATATCTCCATTCGGCTTAACTTGatgtttttaaaataactttttatGGTCTTCAAGATGCAACTTCAGCCATTACCTTCCTTTTTTCTTAAATACGCAGGAGATCTGcatatttttatattaagaagaaagaaaagccaTAACCTTCCTTACCTTGGTGAAACTGGAGAGAACTTTCCAGACTGGGTTACTGCACTCGTCCACGATGGGGCTCAACATCCTGATATGCCCTCTGATAACTGGTGCTATGCAGGTAGAACCGCATCTCATCAGGCCAGTCCACAAAATCTTATTCTGAATTTCCAATTGAAGTCCTAGAAACCATCGCAATAATTTTCTTGTTTTCCAAACACACGTATCCATATACTTTctatgcttttctttttatttcttgttTGTTTTCCTAGGTTTTGATTTCCCATATTTCAAACAGGGCCTATTATGACATGTTGGGAAATTAGGGAGCTATTGCTCTATGGCCCCAGCTTGAGATTTTGATTCTCGTTCCCCACATGCTGCATGATGTTCATTTAATGCTAAACAATTCATTGCTCGTTGGGACATGGAAATGGGGCTTCTCCTTTACCAATTCAATGACATTAAGCTACCACCTAGGTAACAAGTTCTATTGGGTATAAATTGTGAAGAAGAACAACTCCCAGCACTCATAGCAACAATGAAGAACACAGTCGCTCTCGTCTTGGCAGTGTTGTTTCTACTCATCGCTGATCTGATGATCGCTTCTGCTCTTGGGAGAGATGTTCTAGACCTCCCGGAGGACAGCAATATCAGTAAGCGTCACATAAAAAGGAGCCATTCTGGATCTAGCATGAACGGTACGTCAATTCATAGAGACTTGCTTACGGCTTGCCCAACCTGCGTTGTTCTGTTTTGCTAAATTATGTTCCCTGTGCAAACGTACTTTGCCTCTTTCTCAGGACAGAAGCCCGGTTTCTCAGAAGACAAGGGCTTTGTTCTTCTGAAACCGACTACTCGTCCTATTTATCTTCCACCTTGCGCTTCAACGGCCTCGCTACACCCAAGCAGGGGCACCAAGAGAGAGAAGCTTTGTTAAAGAGAGCCAATTAAAAGTAAAATAGTGCCATGCCttctgaaaaaaatatactGCTGTCTGATTCGGTGATTCGGAAATAAAGGTTGTGTCGGTGTGGATCTTATGATTGCTATTTTTCGTATGAAGCTGCACCCTGATAAcacatccgttccaaaatatagctatctaGAACTAGATTTGGCACCATAGTATACGCTAAACAAGTATGTATTATCTGTATACGTTTCTTTGTATTATGTAAGTACATTTCCAATAAGAACCTATTTAGTTTAGGGGACACTCAACAGGCGTGTATTATCTAAAAGAACAGGTGTGTGCATGGTATGACTTTCTGTGTTAGGAGACACGGTGTTTTTGTGATGTGTATGTGTATTGTTGCATGTCTTCCATGTCATGAGAAAAAAAGAATGCTACTCTTTTGTTTCATAACATAACAATCTAGTTTTTGTTTAGATATCGTCTAATCTTAATATAACAATCTAGTACTTAATTAGATATCACCTAATCTTTGAATCTTGATTGgagtttaaaatatttttgaacaGGGGAGTGCTATGTTAGCTGGGCATATTTGAACCATCTGAACATGTTGCAGTTTGTTAACAGCCAATGTCCAATCGTTTTCTCTTTTGTTACACGTTTTTTTTGAAGAATACAGCATGCTGGTTTTATATTATAGATGAGGGAAAAACTGTACAAGAACAGAGGAGCAGGAAAGGCATTGCTTGAAGCCAAGAATGTCTCTTGCCTACACAGAAACTATGAAAAGCATAATCTCCTGACTGCACTCCTTTGGCACCCGCCAATTTCCACAATTGAAGCTCATCTATAATCTTGCTTGCAAGTGCCGATGGCATGGATTCGACGCCTCTAAAGATGCTGTTGTTTCTTTCCATCCAAATCTCCCAAAGCGAGGTTAGGAAACCCCCTTTTTTTGCATTTTCTCTACTCCTTTTGTCTACTCATGCCAGCAGTTTAGCATGGTATCATCAATGTTCGCGTTGAGAAAACGTTGCGGTCTGATTTTGTGACCTATTTCCTGCCACACCCGATGTGTGAAGGGGCATTCCTTGAAGAGGTGCTGCACAGTTTCTAGATTCCTAAAACAAAGCTAGCAAAAATAGTTATTTGGCTAACCTTTGCATTGtaaggccattcacagtgcGTCACCAATTTTTGAGGAGCCAAAACTGCCACCTAGACTAAGAACTTCGTGAGCAACATCCTCCACAGTGCATGTGGTCTACTTTTTTCTTCacagtgggtcccacccgttctctctcctcacttgttatctctcccctctctctctctctgcctttCCCCACATCCCATGAaccgctccccctcctccttcaGTCATTGCGCCGCCagcgcccctctctctcccacccaccgccggcgcccctctccccctccaccGCTCTCCCTACCACACCGCGTCGAGGTGGATCTGGAAGGCGGTGGCTCGGGGCGTCCttctcggcgacggcgcccgGGCAAAGAGTTGGCCgaagcggcgacgacgccggacGGAGCGGTGACGGCGCTGGGCGGAGCGGTGACGGCGCTAGGCGGAGCAGCAGCAGGGCGACCGGATCTAGCCCGGGGCAGTTCCCCTTCCCCACCATCGCCGGCGCAGCTCCCCTTTCCCGACCGCCGCGACAGCTCTCCCTGCTTCCACCTCTCCTCGTGGGGGCGGAAGCTGTggatgacggcggcgcagcggcggcgaggcgccgaGCAGAGCGGCAGTGGAACGGTGGTGGCGCCGAGCTGCGGATCTCGGTCGCCCTCTCCTCCCTCAtgtcttcctctccctctccgtcgccctctcctcccctaATAACGACGGCGTAGATCGGGATgggtcgccgccaccaccccgaCGAGCTCGGCGCTGTGGTGCCTCCCTTCCTGtcctctctctctgtttcttgATGGCGTAGGAAACAATGTTGTGGGCCCAGACGCAATTCTGACGAAGAACGGGGAGCcaacttaggtggtgtttggatccagggacttaactttagtccctgtctttagacactaatttagagtattaaatatagactacttagaaaactaattacataaatgaaagctaattcacgagacaatttttttaagcctaattaatctataattagagaatgtttactgtagcatcacataggctaatcatggattagttaggctcaatagattcgtctcgcgaattagtccaagattatggatgagttttattaatagtctacgtttaatatttataattaatattcaaacatccgatgtgatagggacttaaaagttttagtcccatctaaacagggccttaggctCCGAGTTCCTGGCAGGAGTATGACAGTGGCAAACGTGGCGGCTCAAATCCGTGTTGGCGTGTCGAGGCTGAACGCCATGGCGATGCATTGTGAATGGCCTAAGCGGTCTGCTGTCCATATTCTATTTTGAACAAGAAGCCAAGCGAAGAACTTGTGTTTCTCCGGTGCCCAAGTCTTCCATACGAGGCCCGCTGATTCCGATCTTGTTTTTCCCATAATTGCATGATATACACAGAGCTTGCCGTGTACGAGCCGCTGGCCGACCATCTCCATTGGATTGTATCCTCAGTCCCTTCCTAGATCACGGTCCCGTGTTGCTAAGTACTTCCCAAACGCTTATGTATTCCTGAAGCAGTTGGAGTGTCATTCCAAACGTTGTTTGTTATTGCTTCAAAAACTGATCTCTTACACGTATCGTTGCACCACTCATTCTAGTCCAATGCTGCACGCACACCACCGCACCTCATATTAGGCACACAAGTTTGCCTACTTGAGGATAAAAACGGTCAAAAACGTTTGGAATCGATAAAATCTATTTCAAAACGACATTTGATAAGTTGGTAATTGATCATATTTGTTAATTTAACTATTCAGTTTTGATATAAATACAACACTAAAAAAGTTAAGTTTTATGCGTGACAAAAAGGTAATGGTAGAAAATGGTTCCACTTATATTTTCTGTTACCATTTTCATACACACGGTATTCTAGAACCTTTTATcccacttcttttttttattaggtaAATTATAGACCAaatgtagattttttttctacctCGTTGTTTTCAGGGTTAAGTTCGATTAACCCTAGTTTTTGGTCGGTAAAAAGTTACAAACCCATGGGCCAACCCATTTACATCACTACTTTATATATGCGAATGCGTCCCTATACACTTCCTTGAAACAAAAAATGCGTGTGTGCATTGTGCATACATCTGCTGATCTGCATACTACTCATTCAGTTGTCACTTAGGGGAAAAGAAACGCGTTGTTACGTCATCAATTCCTCAGTCTTCCaacctggatttttttttaccttttattCCTTTAAACTTATTCTACCAATAGATcccttaaaaatatttattctagAAATGATCCCTTTTCGCATCGGCTACGTCATTGGCGTCGTGATCCAATATGacggcaccaatgactttgACGCCATCCCCATTGCCCTTCGGTGGAGCTAAGCCACTAATGTGAACGGGGACGACACTAGTATCTTTGACGCTGAGGACCTATTtccaaaaaaactcaaaaagaaCCAATTTGTAACATAAAAGGATAtagttgtaataaaaaaattacaaataggtcctgttttgtaattttttttattacaaataagTCCCCTtttcaaaaaattataaatagctCATCGGCGCCAATGATATTGGCGTCGTCCCCTTCATATTAGTGAATTAGTTTTCACCGAGGAGCAATGGGGACGGCGCCAATGACATTGGTGTGTCGAAAAGAATATATTTATAGAATAATATTTGTAGAGATATATTCctagaataagtttttttagagGTATATTCCTAGAATAGAATCCAAAAACATTAAAAGGTGAAAATGCAGGTCTTCGGGAGACTCAGGCCTCAGCATGAGAGATTGGTGGCTCGATGCGAGTATCCCGTTCCGGATCAGCTACCAGAAATCCTTCGACGCACTTTGCTGAGGAAAGGAAAGGAACAAGGTGTTTTTACCAGAAGTCGCGCACAGCAGGACAGCCTTTTGGGATATCAAAGATGACATTCTGGACGGAAGCAGCTAGTGTTTGGACGTGTCCTCCATTGCTCTATTCCACCGATTGACCTGCAGGGGTGAAATAAACTCACTAATCGTCGATGCAGCATGTTTTCCTCCCATCCAAAACAGAAGAGTTTTTGGCCAATATCAGATATAGAATTTTCGGCTGGAGATTTACAAACATACTTCAATAATTATTTTCTCTTAAAGTGTGTTTGTTAGAAGCCAGTCTTTATGGGTCGCCTGAATGTTTACTCTCTTTTGAGAGAATTATGCAATAAGTGGCTATAGTTTTCTTGAAACAAAAGCTATCATTTATTCCATTATCATGATGTTGTTCATTCTCTAGCTTCCGACCAGGTTTTGGGTACATATACGACAGAGATGTAGCTGATGGTAAAAAGTTGGCTTATTCGCCTCAGTGATTACTTCAAGTAAATGCTAAAGAATCTCTTCCATGAATTCAGAGATATCAGTGGTAATGTACGGCATAACATGATTACATGAGATGAGTTGATAAATTATCCTGATAAAGAAGAGAATATGAAAATGCACTTTGATTTGTTACACCAGATTGCTAGGGCTGTAGAAGGAAGGGACTTGTGCCCTGCTGATCAGACCAACGATTAAAAGTACGGGAACCGAGTTCTTTCACTAACTTTCCCACTCACCTTCCACGTATTCCACGCGTATGCTTTTCAAATTGataaaaggtttttttttgcaaaaaaaaaattatacgaaagtttctttaaaacatcatattaatctatttttcaaaaaaaaaatacttaggGATAACAAAATGTGTCGCTTCGTTTTACGTACGGTGGAGGTGAGCGAACCCACCCTAAGGATCACTACTCTCCCTGTAGATTTTTACAAGGTGTATTTTGATTTGAAAAGGTCAACTTCTTTTGGATTTTGAGCAACAATTAGTCAATTTAATGTACCAAAATTATACCAATATATTAACATCTCAAAATACTTTAACAAAATGTTGGTTTTAAAGGTATCAACAATATATTTATGAGAAATCAATGGCCAAAGCGTGATCCTTTagactttttaaaaataaaatacggCCTATAAAAATCGAGGAGGTAGTAATATATTACACCGGGGACTGGATTACAATGGGGATGAGGGTATCACATGGAGTGTAAGAATACTAATCAACATGAGGAAACGAAAATCAATAATTTATCTGTGTCTAATCGCCATGTAGTCCCCTTGTTTTTGCACTTACCAGGTCTCCGAAGAGGTCATTAAACTGCATCTATATATCAATTTGGCATCATtagtatatgaaaaatattaggAAGTATTTAGTGACATATAAATATAAGGAATTGCACGTTTTCTTAACCTAAAAATGAATAACAGTGTATCTATTACAACAACATTTGAAAACAATGTATTACCATAACAGGGTGTGATCTTAATCCTAGCACCTAACTAGCTCTTAATAGAAGTTGTTGAGCAATTCTACGGTTCTTGAGGagataccatgaggtaccaaaaatttagtgtaaaatttagtacctcTTGGTATCTAGGTAGAGGTACCTAGGtaggtactatgaggtaccaaatttataataaaaaaagtggtacctcatggtactgttgacagaaaacacgaggcctgggagatctgcttaactccagtgcaggtccaaagcttgccttcgaatgtatgagcgtgccagttgatttgatcctataatcaacaagaaatagagacaaagaattcgtggttaaatctataaatgatagccgatcggctaggtgccgatgaaatatcatttatctttgagccgatgtcatctatgaatcgatcggcggttataaatagatagtaaggaactaaatctattcgatcggctgtagatattaacgatatatagttcttatattaatatatactttaatcaagtgattgggatagatcggtcatcatgccgagatagtataaatcacttagatcgaaatatatattaataacaggattatatatgtttatagcatagccgatcggatagatctagcatgtatcggttaatactccgatactactttatataaagatatcaaaccaaatataatataccaaacaaaagcttaatatacttaaatacaATAAGATCCtgacataaagggcggatttaacatgtcattgaagcatatagatcgaatatggttaaatcagataagatcggctgaaactccgatactaccctaatcggcaatcAGAGGAcatgctagagattgatattctaagcacgacttaatagatcaaactcaactgatgcagcattaggtatgaaaagaagaacaatatctagacaatcaagccgctgggtgtttcataaagtggtagatatcttatatgaTCTAGGacaacgtcgctatttaacataatcggctgccttctattaacagatgttagccgattgtaaaTTAGATGATGATATTGCCAaggattatgtaagatatatgacaacttgacgaattatatagacaagattagagtgtcataaagatggaagcactaatctcgagaacacaagtcgtcataacaagttttacctcttgttgaagatcgaaaccgatgcagctcaacccgaaagcaagaactcgtcgaaacaaaactaaagcaaaaaggtggcgatgcgccgaaattgtattgaacgtgtgtgttaaaaatacatagggctcggggtctatttatacccgagaattacaagatatgtccataccggacacgaccactatctctaacaaactctaagataccataagtctttgcggcagacttttgcccaaacatatctctaaggaagttacataaaacatcctaattaatagatacaattgccttatcaggactctatccatgtgcggcaatcatcttgaagcacctcaattcaacccaatGTCATATACCAAATTATactgtcggaatcggctgcatcggccTACCTAGCCCGACttagacccagccgatcctaatcgtagccgatctggacttcagccgattcttgctctgttctcgaatcaatctccgccttcgactccacctcgATCTAGACTCCtcttccgatgctgatattaccaaatttggtcattaacaGGTACTACTCGAGGACgcgttgataaaaaaaaaagcggTGCTGAGATGTAATGTGGAACTCTATGACATCCTTAGGTGGGACGATATTCCCCCAGGGGTGGAGGTTTTGGTGAGCAGTGATATCACTGGGTCTATGAGGTAATGGAATCAttccatataaaaaaaaaaaaaagcggtgCGAAGGCGGGATGCACCTGAAACATACTCTTTTGCTTTATCTAGGTTTATGCTGTGTACGATAAGAAAGCAAGAACAGTTTGCAAAATACTGCATAATACTATGAAAGCGGAAGTTATTGCAGCAAAACCTAACCACGGATTGCTGAAATGATTGTGCCACAGCCATGCATTCCACCTATTTAGACGACTTTGGTAATGTGCTTCCATGGCACAATATAAGGATTTCAGGTAGTGTTCACCTCTAAAGTCAAATGCCACATACTCAAAAAGTTTGGTGAAGAGAGTCGACACTTCCTCATCGCTTTCCATCTGATGGACTATTATCCCTTTCTGTGCAAGAAGTGCAACATCAGCAGCTGTACTGACAAATTCAGACATGAGCACAATGTAAGCAGTGATGTCGTCGCTGACTTGAGGACATGTTTGCTCAAGAGCAACAAGATTTCTGAAAAGCAAAGAAGATTTATCATCGATTGGCAAACATGGTATTTCCATGACTCCTTTCCTGAATCTAATGTCCAACAAAGAATGAGGGTCTTCTTCATGAAAGTCCCGTTTCTTGAATTCTATTCCTGCCTCATGATAGTCCACTGCTCTACGCCACCGATAAACATGCTCTGGTGAATTCAACTTGCTTAATTCATATAACATGTTTTGCTCCTGTCCAACACAGAAGACCTTTTGGCCAAAATCAGATATATAGTCAAAGTAGTGAGACTTTCCAGCATGACCATGATGCTGTTTATCCTCCACCTTGTGACCAGGCTTCAGGTACATACGGCACAGATGTAGCAGATGGTAAAAGTCTACTGGCCTATTCTCCTCAGTGATTGCTTTTGGGAAATGGTAAAGAATGCCTTCCATGAATTCAGAAATATCACTTGTAAGTAATGGTGTAGTCGCCATGGTATCACGAGAGAACAGCTGATAAATGGCCCTAATAACGAAGAAGGGAATTTGATTCTCCAGCAGCAGTAGGTCATACACAGCAGAACTATTATACCATCAACAGTATCACTATCTTCTTGGATCCCATGACCATCAACAGAAGCTTCATGTGTGTCTTTAGCCCTGCAAATCCCTTGCATACCTCCAAGATAAACAAGAATGAAGCAGCTATCCAGCAGAAGCATCTGCAAGAACTCCTTACTGTCCATGTCTATGTCCTCACTGTAACAGCCTCTTACCTGTTTCTCCAGCCCAGAAAGCAAGCTCGGGTACTCACGCAAGCTAACATGATGGTTTAGCTTAAGAATGTAGTCTACACATATCCACTTCTCTGTTTCCATGGCAAGCAGAGGCAACTCTGAATGGTGATAAGGGCCAATTGAGAGAACACTTGGTTCATATGCGTTCCTATCATTCTGACGAATTCAGCATACTATTTTGCATATAAGGCAGCATTTGTTTCCATTCCCTCGATACTCATTCAGTGCAATGCGACGATTTAGATCTGCCCTCATGGAACCAGCTAGCTCATCAATGTCAACATCATCAGTATTGTCATATTGTTCAGTCAACATATCTGTTAAGAAATGAAAATCGGTACTTTCAAATAGTGATTAAGAAAACTGCTATCATGAAAAGGTTGGGGAGAAAGAAAATAATCAACCGATAAAttaatttcttttaaatttCAATGCACTAACAATCTAAAAAATAAGTATTAGATAGCTCAATTTGATGGGAAGACATCTCTTGGGGAAAATTTATGCCCATTGTCATCAGCGTGGATTATACTGACAGAGGAACGCACAAATCACATGAATTAGATCCAATGACTCTGAACCCTGACTAATCTCCTGAGTCCTGAACAATACAAATAAGCCCTGCATGAACAGTAAAACCAAATGCGGTTTTGTCATTTGGCACCTTCAACT
This window encodes:
- the LOC9272603 gene encoding UPF0481 protein At3g47200, translated to MATTPLLTSDISEFMEGILYHFPKAITEENRPVDFYHLLHLCRMYLKPGHKVEDKQHHGHAGKSHYFDYISDFGQKVFCVGQEQNMLYELSKLNSPEHVYRWRRAVDYHEAGIEFKKRDFHEEDPHSLLDIRFRKGVMEIPCLPIDDKSSLLFRNLVALEQTCPQVSDDITAYIVLMSEFVSTAADVALLAQKGIIVHQMESDEEVSTLFTKLFEYVAFDFRGEHYLKSLYCAMEAHYQSRLNRWNAWLWHNHFSNPWLGFAAITSAFIVLCSILQTVLAFLSYTA
- the LOC9268548 gene encoding uncharacterized protein is translated as MACDNLNKIFLCFLSLLEDQRDTSHIRWLPHINCPGDLHIFILRRKKSHNLPYLGETGENFPDWVTALVHDGAQHPDMPSDNWCYAEEQLPALIATMKNTVALVLAVLFLLIADLMIASALGRDVLDLPEDSNISKRHIKRSHSGSSMNGQKPGFSEDKGFVLLKPTTRPIYLPPCASTASLHPSRGTKREKLC